The Vibrio navarrensis genome has a segment encoding these proteins:
- a CDS encoding AraC family transcriptional regulator, producing MLRILALILFGLVLPWVAQAENGQSVIFYPLPGQEQGTFVAAKNLFIGKEGGLWIHDVHGRVQFYDGNTVLPKKGSLLEFNAEQVAFHEGSFWTFVDNEVFQTYPNRKRSLVFSLSPGTQIRKIGSSDQYIWVSDGINFYTYNVENGLLDTYSLLSLYQNNHSSYVYINDAQRVLSKWVLGTTAGAYLSQDKQFTHIKASGKHTVSKLYFSNTRRELLVGTMRGAVLVNIFQPLQQEVTIGDSHVLSISETSQEYWVGTEHGLFSYSFLDGQVTPVQSSAHQGIDLAKRKIYALVNDGSGGIWIATNAGLLYHSLFSRKFERFSPFSVGNASRLTGYIHKALYDSSGGLWLQDGQTLYRMDSERVLIPIHLPGKVNDFAIAHQQAWIATDKGVFIYDIVKQRLRQNEAVAELAGRSVDYVAIDQQGTVWFNGGYRLFALDAVTQQLKDYGDRWIVATYLPAQVLGLEVDTGDSLVVRTDHGAYTLAENKIRFDRSSSVLGESIDIVRAMDETLWLAGSYGLYRKRKGDNTFIELPLPQENVRPACLIPDKEGVWMSSSVGLSFYNFAGELVKHFGEPNGVLSNEFLQGVCASSALNEGALGQLLFGSKEGLLFVNRQELLISKLPPVQAVISQMRVDNQVLVTGYHQSVPDLIPYGASVSFMLGVMPVAYNQSLYYRLNQDKWQATEAGQIAFEHLSPGSYQLEVKAAQGNMPGASIHFVVEEPWYLTKVAWLLFAFSSFALVVLLFVWRSRYVMAHNRELMAQVALKTNQLRHQSRVLLNSNQQLRKQIQVRNLLVDHVAKSVKSSLNAIVPQSDVLLEGDSRDHLNKIHMQLDELLSSPNGSEENALQQYNLSQVIHSVVAVWFDDLTKAGITVDMSQAQANVRITVDCFNLDVILNSILASVVRRTYRGQTLEIHLREAEQYAELSFIDYGNALPLSLSGDALSSSVGSKTQIDLSIENVPALVAASGGQFSAFIGDARNKLHLCWLKAPEFDYLPAPLLPGMEEMKPPATPELDWLNKVESLVAEHYQDAEFGTAMAAKMLYVSERSLQRRFKSASGRTFKDYLTEVRLERACESLLAGEKIADVAFSSGFNDPSYFSQRFKIHFGLSPSKFATHQQEQD from the coding sequence TTGCTCCGTATACTGGCCCTCATACTATTTGGGCTTGTGCTGCCGTGGGTAGCACAAGCTGAAAATGGCCAATCTGTTATTTTCTATCCACTGCCCGGACAGGAGCAGGGTACCTTTGTGGCTGCAAAAAACCTTTTTATCGGGAAAGAAGGTGGGCTGTGGATCCATGATGTGCATGGCCGGGTTCAGTTCTATGATGGCAACACGGTGCTTCCCAAAAAAGGTAGCCTTTTAGAGTTCAACGCTGAACAGGTCGCCTTTCATGAGGGGAGTTTCTGGACTTTTGTTGACAATGAAGTCTTTCAAACCTATCCAAATCGTAAACGCTCCTTAGTGTTTAGCCTCAGTCCTGGTACGCAAATTCGCAAAATCGGCAGTTCAGACCAGTATATTTGGGTCAGTGATGGGATTAATTTTTACACCTATAACGTAGAAAATGGCCTGCTTGATACCTACTCGCTGCTATCACTTTATCAAAACAATCATAGTAGTTACGTCTATATCAATGATGCGCAACGTGTACTCAGTAAATGGGTGTTGGGCACAACCGCAGGGGCTTATCTCTCACAAGACAAGCAGTTTACCCACATCAAAGCGTCGGGTAAGCATACGGTCTCGAAACTCTATTTTTCCAATACCCGCCGCGAGTTGTTAGTGGGCACTATGCGTGGAGCTGTGCTGGTGAATATTTTCCAACCGTTACAACAAGAAGTGACGATTGGAGACTCTCATGTATTGTCCATTAGCGAAACGAGCCAAGAATATTGGGTAGGAACAGAACATGGGTTGTTTAGCTATTCATTTCTGGATGGGCAAGTTACGCCAGTCCAATCTTCTGCACATCAAGGAATTGACTTAGCAAAAAGGAAAATCTACGCACTGGTGAATGATGGCAGCGGTGGCATCTGGATCGCGACCAATGCAGGTTTGCTTTATCACTCTTTATTTAGTCGTAAGTTTGAACGGTTTAGTCCTTTCTCAGTTGGGAATGCGAGCCGATTGACGGGATACATCCACAAAGCGCTGTATGATTCTTCTGGGGGGCTGTGGCTGCAAGATGGACAAACTCTTTATCGTATGGACTCAGAACGCGTGCTCATACCTATCCATCTACCGGGGAAAGTCAACGACTTCGCTATTGCTCATCAGCAAGCTTGGATTGCAACGGATAAAGGGGTATTTATCTACGATATTGTCAAGCAACGCCTTAGACAAAATGAGGCAGTTGCTGAACTGGCGGGTAGGTCCGTTGACTATGTTGCCATCGATCAGCAAGGCACGGTGTGGTTTAACGGCGGCTATCGCTTGTTTGCTTTAGACGCGGTTACGCAACAACTAAAAGATTATGGCGACAGATGGATAGTAGCTACTTACTTACCCGCACAGGTCCTCGGTCTTGAAGTCGATACAGGAGATAGTCTGGTTGTTCGCACGGACCACGGTGCTTACACTTTGGCGGAGAATAAAATTCGCTTTGATCGTAGCAGTTCTGTGCTGGGCGAAAGCATTGATATAGTCCGTGCTATGGACGAGACCCTTTGGCTGGCAGGTTCGTATGGGCTCTATCGTAAACGTAAAGGTGATAACACTTTTATCGAACTTCCTTTGCCACAGGAGAACGTGAGGCCAGCTTGTTTAATTCCAGATAAAGAAGGGGTTTGGATGTCAAGTTCGGTAGGATTGAGTTTTTACAATTTTGCCGGAGAGCTAGTCAAGCATTTTGGTGAACCGAACGGGGTTCTAAGTAACGAGTTTTTACAAGGTGTGTGTGCGTCGAGCGCGCTGAATGAGGGCGCTCTTGGACAACTGCTGTTTGGCTCTAAAGAGGGGCTGTTGTTTGTTAATCGTCAAGAGCTGTTGATTTCAAAACTCCCCCCTGTACAGGCGGTGATCAGCCAAATGCGGGTCGATAATCAAGTGCTGGTTACAGGCTATCATCAATCCGTTCCTGATCTTATTCCCTATGGTGCTTCGGTCAGTTTTATGCTTGGCGTTATGCCCGTTGCGTATAACCAGTCACTTTATTACCGTTTGAATCAAGATAAGTGGCAAGCCACAGAAGCTGGCCAAATCGCTTTTGAGCATCTCTCGCCAGGCTCTTATCAGCTAGAAGTGAAAGCGGCACAAGGGAACATGCCTGGGGCATCGATTCATTTTGTCGTCGAAGAGCCTTGGTATCTAACCAAAGTTGCCTGGTTGCTGTTTGCGTTCTCTTCGTTTGCGCTTGTCGTTCTGCTGTTTGTTTGGCGTTCGCGCTATGTAATGGCACACAACCGTGAGTTAATGGCTCAAGTTGCCTTGAAAACCAATCAGTTGCGGCATCAGAGCCGAGTGCTACTCAACAGTAACCAACAGTTGCGTAAACAGATACAAGTACGCAATCTCTTGGTGGATCACGTAGCTAAATCGGTGAAATCTAGCTTAAATGCCATTGTTCCTCAGTCTGACGTTTTGTTGGAGGGAGATAGTCGTGATCATCTGAACAAAATCCACATGCAGTTGGATGAATTGCTTAGTTCCCCTAACGGGTCAGAGGAAAACGCGCTTCAACAGTATAATTTAAGCCAAGTTATACACTCTGTGGTGGCCGTATGGTTTGACGATCTGACAAAAGCGGGTATCACAGTGGATATGAGTCAAGCGCAAGCCAATGTCAGAATCACGGTTGATTGTTTCAATTTGGATGTGATCTTGAATAGCATCCTCGCGAGTGTCGTGCGGCGAACCTACCGTGGACAGACGTTGGAAATTCATCTGCGAGAAGCAGAGCAGTATGCGGAGTTGTCATTTATTGACTACGGAAATGCGCTGCCTTTGAGTTTATCTGGTGACGCTCTAAGCAGCAGTGTGGGAAGTAAAACTCAGATAGACCTAAGTATTGAAAACGTACCTGCGTTGGTTGCAGCCAGCGGTGGTCAATTTAGTGCCTTTATCGGTGATGCCCGCAATAAATTGCATCTTTGTTGGCTAAAAGCGCCCGAGTTCGATTACCTACCCGCGCCGCTGTTGCCTGGCATGGAAGAAATGAAGCCGCCAGCAACGCCAGAACTCGACTGGCTAAACAAAGTAGAAAGTCTGGTTGCAGAACACTATCAAGACGCGGAATTTGGTACTGCTATGGCAGCGAAGATGTTGTATGTTTCGGAGCGAAGTTTACAGCGCCGCTTCAAGTCAGCCAGTGGAAGAACGTTTAAAGATTATCTTACCGAAGTACGTTTAGAGCGTGCGTGTGAAAGCCTACTTGCCGGCGAGAAAATTGCCGATGTCGCCTTTTCTTCTGGTTTTAACGATCCTTCCTATTTTAGCCAACGGTTTAAAATACATTTCGGATTATCCCCTTCAAAATTTGCAACGCACCAACAAGAGCAAGATTAA
- a CDS encoding FeoA family protein gives MKLSELAQGQRATVCAFLSLSTDVRKKLMVMGILPDTEIRLIRRAPMGDPLQVEVRGVSLAVRENIAAQIEVESK, from the coding sequence ATGAAGTTATCCGAATTAGCGCAGGGGCAGCGTGCGACCGTGTGCGCTTTCCTCTCTCTCTCAACTGATGTCAGGAAAAAACTCATGGTGATGGGGATATTGCCAGATACCGAGATCAGACTGATACGCCGCGCACCGATGGGTGACCCGCTGCAAGTCGAAGTTCGTGGTGTTTCTCTCGCCGTTAGGGAAAACATTGCCGCGCAGATCGAAGTGGAGAGCAAATAA
- the feoB gene encoding Fe(2+) transporter permease subunit FeoB: MQYQILTVGNPNSGKTTLFNGLTGAKQQVGNWAGVTVEKKTGRYMHAGDDFSLTDLPGIYSLDSGNDSNSIDESIAARAVLTHPADLIINVVDATSLERSLYMTLQLRELGRPMIVVLNKMDALKRERQLLSVDELEKVLGCPVVTLSATDSKQVLQFKEKLHKLLLQGVALNDVALDYGTEMEAAIKNLQPMFTSAEVAYRALAIRALESDTLVLNGLSEGQRNQVLVQKGNLDLDIDLQVANVRYTFLHQICKRVRRTEGKLSRSTTETLDQFILNKWIGIPFFFVVMYLMFMFSINIGSAFIDFFDIGVGALLVDGGHHLLDDHLPVWLVTILADGIGGGVQTVATFIPVIACLYLFLAMLESSGYMARAAFVLDKVMQKIGLPGKAFVPLVLGFGCNVPSIMATRTLDQERERKLAASMAPFMSCGARLPVYALFAAAFFPGAGQNVVFALYLLGIVAAIFTGLFLKKTLYPGSSDSLLMEMPDYEFPTMQNVLLKTWQKLKRFVLGAGKTIVMVVAILSFLNSLGTDGSFGNQDSEHSVLSKAAQVVTPIFAPIGITQENWPATVGIITGIFAKEAVVGTLNSLYTTSGEEEAAEYDLADSLKEAVMTIPANLAGLSFSDPLGIEVGDLSDSTAVAEEQAVDASIFGNLKAKFASGHAAFAYLIFILLYTPCVAAMGAYVREFGAPYARFIALWTMGLAYSGATFYYQAAHLADHPARSVVWMVAIILLFVLTYQLLRQVGKKERSLEATLA, from the coding sequence ATGCAGTATCAAATTCTGACCGTTGGCAATCCGAATAGCGGTAAAACAACGTTGTTCAATGGTTTGACAGGTGCAAAACAGCAAGTGGGAAACTGGGCGGGGGTCACCGTTGAGAAAAAAACTGGTCGTTACATGCACGCCGGAGATGATTTTTCTCTGACGGATCTGCCCGGTATTTATTCACTCGACAGCGGTAATGACAGTAACAGTATTGATGAATCGATTGCCGCTCGAGCTGTATTAACACACCCCGCCGATCTGATTATCAATGTTGTGGATGCGACAAGTCTTGAACGTAGTCTCTATATGACGTTGCAGCTACGTGAACTTGGGCGACCAATGATTGTGGTGCTGAACAAAATGGATGCTCTGAAGAGAGAGCGACAACTACTCAGCGTCGATGAGCTGGAGAAAGTGTTAGGTTGCCCTGTGGTCACCCTGTCTGCCACCGATAGCAAACAAGTTCTCCAGTTTAAAGAAAAACTGCATAAACTTTTGTTACAGGGGGTAGCGCTAAACGACGTTGCATTAGATTACGGCACCGAGATGGAAGCGGCGATCAAAAATTTACAGCCGATGTTTACGAGTGCTGAAGTCGCTTACCGCGCGTTGGCGATTCGTGCTCTGGAATCGGATACTCTTGTGCTAAATGGTCTTAGTGAAGGTCAACGAAATCAAGTCTTGGTGCAAAAAGGTAATCTAGATCTTGATATCGACTTGCAAGTAGCCAATGTGAGATATACGTTTTTGCATCAAATCTGTAAGCGTGTGCGTCGTACCGAGGGCAAGTTAAGTCGCAGCACCACCGAGACCTTGGATCAGTTCATCCTCAACAAATGGATCGGCATCCCTTTCTTTTTTGTTGTCATGTATTTGATGTTCATGTTCTCCATCAATATTGGCAGTGCCTTTATTGACTTCTTTGACATCGGTGTAGGGGCTTTACTGGTTGATGGCGGCCACCACTTGCTTGATGACCATTTACCTGTATGGCTAGTGACGATTTTAGCCGATGGCATTGGTGGCGGCGTACAAACGGTTGCTACCTTTATTCCAGTGATTGCTTGTTTGTACCTTTTTCTCGCGATGCTAGAGAGCTCCGGCTATATGGCAAGGGCCGCATTTGTGTTGGATAAAGTGATGCAGAAAATTGGCTTGCCGGGTAAGGCTTTTGTACCACTGGTGTTGGGCTTTGGCTGTAATGTGCCTTCAATTATGGCAACGCGCACTTTAGATCAAGAACGTGAGCGAAAGCTGGCTGCATCAATGGCCCCTTTTATGTCCTGCGGGGCTAGATTGCCCGTTTATGCCCTTTTTGCTGCCGCCTTTTTTCCCGGCGCGGGTCAGAACGTTGTTTTTGCTTTGTACCTGCTTGGCATTGTGGCGGCGATTTTTACCGGGCTGTTTTTGAAGAAGACGTTGTATCCTGGCAGTAGCGACAGTTTATTGATGGAAATGCCTGACTACGAATTCCCGACGATGCAAAACGTGCTGTTAAAAACATGGCAAAAGCTAAAACGTTTTGTATTGGGTGCAGGGAAGACCATCGTTATGGTAGTCGCCATTCTCAGCTTTCTGAATTCGCTTGGCACTGATGGCAGTTTTGGTAATCAGGACAGTGAACACTCCGTGTTGTCGAAAGCGGCGCAGGTAGTCACGCCAATTTTTGCACCGATAGGCATTACCCAAGAGAACTGGCCTGCAACTGTAGGGATTATCACGGGGATTTTTGCTAAAGAAGCTGTGGTGGGGACGTTGAACAGCTTATACACCACGTCCGGTGAGGAAGAAGCGGCAGAGTACGATTTGGCAGACAGTTTAAAAGAAGCGGTGATGACAATTCCAGCTAATTTAGCTGGCCTGAGTTTTTCCGACCCGTTGGGGATTGAAGTGGGCGATCTGTCCGATTCAACAGCAGTTGCGGAAGAGCAAGCCGTGGATGCCTCGATTTTTGGTAATTTAAAAGCGAAGTTCGCTTCTGGCCACGCCGCGTTTGCCTATCTGATCTTTATTTTGCTTTATACGCCCTGTGTTGCGGCTATGGGGGCTTATGTGCGTGAGTTTGGTGCGCCTTATGCTCGCTTTATCGCCCTGTGGACGATGGGATTGGCC